Proteins from a genomic interval of Ictalurus furcatus strain D&B chromosome 2, Billie_1.0, whole genome shotgun sequence:
- the LOC128621547 gene encoding osteocalcin 2-like translates to MDVRDGAAAWEALASRDSCSRDAAMEHIEQEVERKVESIKPILKTSSSSSSSSSSSSSSSSSSSSSTTTTTSSSWLSSCPGTAEDLNCILARVLMLSRRCPYEDVRERCVWLLRRVQVRRMGVEEGEVEKKECGKRRKRGSEKVQKELRPEEE, encoded by the coding sequence ATGGATGTGAGAGACGGAGCGGCGGCGTGGGAAGCCTTGGCGAGCCGGGACTCGTGTTCCAGAGACGCAGCCATGGAGCACATCGAGCAGGAGGTGGAAAGAAAGGTGGAGAGTATAAAGCCGATCCTGAAGacgtcatcatcgtcatcatcgtcatcatcatcgtcatcatcatcgtcgtcatcatcatcatcatcaacaacaacaacaacatcatcatcGTGGCTATCGTCGTGTCCTGGGACGGCTGAAGATCTTAACTGCATCCTGGCACGTGTCCTCATGCTCTCCAGGAGGTGTCCTTACGAAGACGTGAGGGAAAGATGCGTCTGGCTGCTCCGCAGAGTACAGGTGAGAAGAATGGgggtggaggagggggaggtggaaaagaaagagtgtggaaaaaggaggaagagaggaagcGAAAAAGTCCAGAAGGAGTTGAGGCCGGAGGAGGAGTAG